In Luteitalea sp. TBR-22, one genomic interval encodes:
- a CDS encoding M48 family metallopeptidase, with product MPHLLRRTRLAVACALACLPTALGAQEQTSHGAHPPAATASTPARPSPAPGELPDLVKKPIALMSRALGPYTRPISTKVPEAQAFFTQGMQMMFAFAKADAIRSFRAAWAADPDCAICHWGEAWAWGSYLNEKMDAEDAPFAYAASRRALALKAKASPVERDYIEALAVRYVKDFDPDKRTDQDQAYAEAMRRLSEKYPDDLDARTLYADALFLLEPRRGRRDVGAPSIVRLHGVLEGILARDPKHPGACHLYVHATESTIRPEKAEACAEYLGKSIPGASHINHMPSHTWNEVGRWGDSVRANLDAVHSDLKADVGEGFAIYPSHNLHMLLYAASMDGQGAIATTAGRDYVKRARGDTMYQVLTLIRFGRFDEVLEVKARPDRPVPASMWDFAQGYAYLRTGQADMAKVYLGRVRKGAETPKAEFRDHPASRLLGLVGDLLEGEILREERQLDAAIVRFESAVAHDDALEYDEPEPLPFPARHWLGAALIEAKRFADAERVYRKDLEQHPRNGWSLLGLKQAIEGQGRTDAEVDAALEKAWARSDTWIRSSRF from the coding sequence ATGCCCCACCTCCTCCGTCGTACCCGGCTGGCCGTCGCCTGCGCCCTGGCCTGCCTGCCCACAGCGCTCGGCGCGCAGGAACAGACGTCGCACGGCGCGCACCCGCCCGCGGCGACTGCCTCGACGCCAGCCAGGCCCTCGCCCGCGCCGGGCGAGCTGCCCGACCTGGTCAAGAAGCCCATTGCGCTGATGAGCAGGGCGCTCGGTCCCTACACGCGCCCGATCTCGACGAAGGTGCCCGAGGCACAGGCCTTCTTCACGCAGGGCATGCAGATGATGTTCGCCTTCGCCAAGGCCGACGCCATCCGTTCGTTCCGCGCCGCGTGGGCTGCCGATCCCGACTGCGCCATCTGCCATTGGGGCGAAGCGTGGGCCTGGGGCTCGTACCTGAACGAGAAGATGGATGCCGAGGACGCCCCGTTCGCCTACGCGGCGTCGCGGCGGGCCCTCGCGCTCAAGGCCAAGGCCAGTCCCGTCGAGCGCGACTACATCGAGGCGCTCGCCGTCCGGTACGTCAAGGACTTCGATCCCGACAAGCGCACCGATCAGGATCAGGCCTACGCGGAGGCGATGCGCCGCCTGTCGGAGAAATACCCCGACGACCTCGACGCCCGCACGCTCTACGCCGACGCGCTCTTCCTGCTCGAGCCGCGCCGTGGGCGACGCGACGTCGGCGCGCCGAGCATCGTCCGCCTGCACGGCGTGCTCGAGGGCATCCTCGCGCGCGACCCGAAGCACCCCGGCGCCTGCCATCTCTACGTGCACGCCACCGAGTCGACGATCCGGCCGGAGAAGGCCGAGGCCTGTGCCGAGTACCTCGGCAAGTCCATTCCGGGCGCCAGCCACATCAACCACATGCCCTCGCACACGTGGAACGAGGTGGGCCGCTGGGGCGACTCGGTACGGGCCAACCTCGACGCCGTGCACTCCGACCTCAAGGCCGACGTCGGCGAGGGCTTTGCCATCTACCCCTCGCACAACCTGCACATGCTGCTGTACGCCGCATCGATGGACGGGCAGGGCGCCATCGCCACCACCGCCGGTCGCGACTACGTCAAGCGCGCGCGGGGCGACACCATGTACCAGGTGCTCACGCTGATCCGCTTCGGTCGCTTCGACGAGGTGCTGGAGGTGAAGGCCCGCCCGGACCGTCCCGTGCCCGCGAGCATGTGGGACTTCGCGCAGGGCTATGCCTACCTGCGCACCGGGCAGGCCGACATGGCGAAGGTGTACCTCGGGCGGGTGCGCAAGGGCGCCGAGACGCCCAAGGCGGAGTTCAGGGATCACCCCGCCAGCCGGTTGCTGGGGCTGGTCGGCGATCTGCTCGAGGGCGAGATCCTGCGCGAGGAGAGGCAACTCGACGCGGCCATCGTCCGCTTCGAGTCGGCCGTGGCGCACGACGACGCGCTCGAGTACGACGAGCCGGAGCCGCTGCCGTTCCCGGCGCGGCACTGGCTGGGCGCCGCCCTCATCGAGGCGAAGCGCTTTGCCGACGCCGAGCGGGTGTACCGCAAGGACCTGGAGCAGCATCCGCGCAACGGCTGGTCCCTGCTCGGCCTGAAGCAGGCCATCGAGGGACAGGGCCGCACCGATGCCGAGGTCGATGCGGCGCTCGAGAAGGCGTGGGCCCGGTCCGACACCTGGATCCGCAGCTCGCGCTTCTGA
- a CDS encoding DoxX family protein produces MTLTLTHVLQIVVGLGLLNVWLVRRQSATAYRGGRSRTLQQEFETYGLPSAAFYVVGALKITAAIVLLAGLWMAVPVRGAALVVLGLMLGAIAMHVKVGDPLMKSVPAVLMLAMCGGIVLLP; encoded by the coding sequence ATGACCCTGACGTTGACCCACGTGCTCCAGATCGTCGTCGGCCTCGGCCTGCTCAACGTGTGGCTGGTCCGGCGACAGTCGGCCACGGCCTACCGCGGTGGTCGATCACGGACGCTGCAGCAGGAGTTCGAGACGTACGGCCTGCCGTCGGCGGCCTTCTATGTCGTCGGCGCGCTGAAGATCACGGCAGCGATCGTCCTCCTCGCCGGCCTGTGGATGGCCGTGCCGGTGCGTGGCGCCGCCCTGGTGGTGCTGGGGCTGATGCTGGGCGCCATCGCGATGCACGTCAAGGTCGGCGATCCGCTCATGAAGTCGGTGCCGGCGGTACTGATGCTGGCCATGTGCGGCGGGATCGTCCTGCTGCCGTAG
- a CDS encoding SdpI family protein, which translates to MAASLGDTVARVNDALPPPGAPRAGWSSARWTAVGLLVVSWALTIGLYDRIPDPVPTHWNINGTADGFTPKPWGALLSPALLTLVWGLLSFGPRRSTDPRTGLPLRDMSAYQVGVLAVIFAVSTLHLWTLFDARRLHPVGVAMGVLLVPLGFVLPRVPRNHVMGIRTPWSMRSDTAWDTTHRVAGPVLVIGGALLIGFGLLGVTSAWTLAVLAASLLLPVAYSWWATRRG; encoded by the coding sequence ATGGCCGCTAGCTTAGGTGATACCGTGGCGCGCGTGAACGACGCGTTGCCTCCGCCCGGCGCGCCGCGCGCGGGCTGGTCGTCGGCCCGATGGACCGCCGTGGGCCTGCTCGTGGTCTCGTGGGCCCTGACGATCGGCCTGTACGACCGTATCCCGGACCCGGTGCCCACGCACTGGAACATCAACGGCACGGCCGACGGGTTCACGCCCAAGCCCTGGGGCGCGCTGCTGTCGCCGGCCCTGCTCACGCTGGTGTGGGGGTTGTTGTCGTTCGGGCCCCGGCGGTCCACCGACCCACGTACCGGCCTGCCACTGCGCGACATGTCGGCCTACCAGGTCGGCGTGCTCGCGGTCATCTTCGCCGTCAGCACCCTGCACCTGTGGACGCTCTTCGACGCCCGGCGCCTGCACCCGGTCGGCGTGGCGATGGGCGTGCTGCTGGTGCCGCTCGGGTTCGTGCTGCCGCGCGTGCCGCGCAACCACGTGATGGGCATCCGCACGCCCTGGAGCATGCGCAGCGACACGGCGTGGGATACCACCCATCGTGTCGCCGGCCCCGTCCTGGTGATCGGCGGCGCCCTGCTGATCGGCTTCGGCCTGCTGGGCGTGACCAGCGCGTGGACGCTGGCCGTGCTCGCGGCGAGCCTCCTGCTGCCCGTCGCGTACTCCTGGTGGGCGACCCGCCGGGGCTGA
- a CDS encoding c-type cytochrome — protein MRHPRLAIVVTALMLAVGCRPASPPASRPATPSDNGGLSLPGGFSATVFHDGVGRARHLAVTGDGIVYVKLRGPWWGDPAAGFKGIVALRDTGGDGRADLVERFGAYEDTGDYGTAMRIHEGHIYFSTAGEVYRQKLVPGRLVPDTPVELILKHNYKAEGRSYEHIAKPIAFDESGHLYVPFGAPGDSCQDKNRQPGAPGADPCGQLEWHGGVWQFDARKPGQTEKDGVRYATGIRSIVAMAWNRHAHDLYALQHGRDDLYRSWSQYYSRWQSAVLPSEEFFRVTRGFDGGWPYYYFDWMQGKKLLNPEYGGDGKKEGKGAELARPLVGFPGHFAPNDLLFYDGDQFPERYRHGAFIAFHGSTIRVPYSQAGYIVAFVPMKDGMPSGDWEVFADGFSGIDPIPNTTDAVARPMGLAQGPDGSLYVSDSVKGKIWKIAYRGNRGAFGPAQLAVMAERKATQAHIRQPDEQKDVIGGAALAEGAQLYQTFCVACHQADGKGDGNRFPSLHATRWVSGNKQRVISVVLHGLSGEIDVEGRTWNGVMPAHGFLTDEQVAKLLTYLRQSFGNLGQGVSAEEVAQQRAKGPWTPPSR, from the coding sequence GTGCGTCATCCCCGCCTTGCGATCGTCGTCACCGCCCTGATGCTGGCGGTCGGCTGCCGGCCCGCCTCGCCGCCCGCCTCCCGGCCGGCCACGCCGAGCGACAACGGCGGGCTGTCGCTGCCCGGCGGGTTCTCGGCCACGGTCTTCCATGACGGGGTGGGGCGGGCGCGCCACCTCGCGGTCACCGGCGACGGCATCGTCTACGTCAAGCTGCGCGGCCCGTGGTGGGGCGACCCGGCTGCCGGCTTCAAGGGCATCGTCGCGCTGCGCGACACGGGCGGCGACGGGCGAGCCGATCTGGTCGAGCGCTTCGGGGCCTACGAGGACACCGGTGACTACGGGACCGCGATGCGCATCCACGAGGGGCACATCTACTTCTCGACGGCCGGGGAGGTCTACCGGCAGAAGCTGGTGCCCGGGCGCCTGGTCCCCGACACGCCCGTCGAGCTGATCCTCAAGCACAACTACAAGGCCGAGGGGCGGTCCTACGAGCACATCGCCAAGCCGATTGCCTTCGACGAGTCCGGCCACTTGTACGTGCCGTTCGGGGCGCCCGGCGACTCGTGCCAGGACAAGAACCGCCAGCCGGGAGCACCTGGAGCCGACCCGTGTGGTCAGCTCGAGTGGCACGGCGGCGTGTGGCAGTTCGACGCGCGCAAGCCGGGGCAGACCGAGAAGGACGGCGTGCGGTATGCCACCGGCATCCGCAGCATCGTGGCCATGGCGTGGAACCGGCACGCCCACGACCTGTATGCGCTGCAGCACGGGCGTGACGACCTGTACCGGTCGTGGTCGCAGTACTACTCGCGGTGGCAGAGCGCCGTGCTGCCGTCCGAGGAGTTCTTCCGCGTCACCCGCGGATTCGACGGTGGCTGGCCGTACTACTACTTCGACTGGATGCAGGGCAAGAAGCTGCTCAACCCGGAGTACGGCGGCGACGGCAAGAAGGAGGGCAAGGGCGCCGAACTGGCCCGGCCGCTGGTCGGCTTCCCCGGCCACTTCGCTCCGAACGACCTGCTGTTCTACGACGGCGACCAGTTCCCGGAGCGGTACCGCCACGGCGCCTTCATCGCCTTCCACGGCAGCACCATCCGCGTGCCCTACTCGCAGGCCGGCTACATCGTCGCGTTCGTGCCGATGAAGGATGGCATGCCCTCCGGCGACTGGGAAGTGTTCGCTGACGGCTTCTCCGGCATCGACCCGATCCCGAACACCACCGACGCGGTCGCGCGGCCGATGGGCCTGGCGCAGGGGCCCGACGGGTCTCTTTACGTGAGCGACAGCGTGAAGGGGAAGATCTGGAAGATCGCCTATCGCGGCAACCGTGGCGCCTTCGGCCCGGCGCAGCTGGCGGTCATGGCCGAGCGCAAGGCCACGCAGGCGCACATCCGGCAGCCCGACGAGCAGAAGGACGTCATCGGTGGCGCCGCCCTCGCCGAGGGCGCGCAGTTGTACCAGACGTTCTGCGTCGCCTGCCACCAGGCCGACGGCAAGGGCGACGGCAACCGCTTCCCGTCGCTGCATGCAACGCGGTGGGTGTCGGGCAACAAGCAGCGTGTCATCTCCGTGGTGCTGCACGGCCTGTCCGGCGAGATCGACGTCGAGGGGCGCACCTGGAACGGCGTGATGCCGGCGCACGGCTTCCTCACCGACGAGCAGGTGGCCAAGCTCCTGACGTACCTGCGACAGAGCTTCGGCAACCTCGGGCAGGGCGTCAGCGCCGAGGAAGTGGCGCAGCAGCGCGCGAAGGGACCATGGACGCCGCCGTCGCGGTGA
- a CDS encoding acetylxylan esterase — translation MDAAVAVRRARAALVASLLALALALAATPAGGQAGAAWQLIAPLFRVPAVYEGQLGAFRSPLQFDDGTPVRTAADWPRRRAEILARWHGLMGAWPAPLASVPMEVLSEAHRETFTQRRVRLEVAPGQRTEGWLLVPDGAPARRPAVLVPFYEPETSVGLGERPLRDFARQLTRAGFVTLSIGTPAGDARLPDRGGVDVQPLSYYAYVAANAWTALAQRPEVDPQRIGVVGHSYGGKWALFAGALWDRFAAVAVSDPGIVFDETRPNVNYWEPWYLGLDPAVRRKPGGLPTVDNPRTGPYKVMRERGLDLHELHALIAPRPFFVSGGAEDPLERWVALNHRVAVDALLGHSQRVGMSSRPTHDPTPESNAQIVAFFQHFLQR, via the coding sequence ATGGACGCCGCCGTCGCGGTGAGGCGCGCGCGGGCCGCTCTGGTTGCCAGCCTGCTGGCGCTGGCGCTGGCGCTGGCCGCGACACCGGCCGGCGGGCAGGCCGGCGCAGCGTGGCAGCTGATCGCACCGCTGTTCCGGGTGCCCGCGGTGTACGAGGGACAGCTGGGCGCATTCCGGTCGCCCTTGCAGTTCGACGATGGGACGCCGGTGCGCACCGCGGCGGACTGGCCCCGCCGGCGCGCGGAGATCCTGGCCAGGTGGCACGGCCTGATGGGCGCCTGGCCGGCCCCGCTCGCGTCGGTCCCGATGGAGGTGCTGTCGGAGGCGCATCGCGAGACGTTCACGCAGCGGCGCGTGCGCCTCGAGGTCGCGCCCGGACAGCGAACGGAGGGCTGGCTCCTGGTGCCCGATGGCGCGCCGGCGCGACGGCCAGCGGTGCTGGTCCCCTTCTACGAGCCCGAGACCAGTGTCGGCCTCGGTGAGCGCCCGCTGCGGGACTTCGCCCGGCAGCTCACGCGCGCCGGGTTCGTGACCCTCTCGATCGGCACGCCTGCCGGCGACGCACGGCTGCCCGATCGCGGCGGCGTGGACGTGCAGCCGCTGTCGTACTACGCCTACGTCGCGGCCAACGCCTGGACGGCGCTCGCGCAGCGGCCCGAGGTCGATCCGCAGCGGATCGGCGTGGTCGGGCACAGCTACGGGGGCAAGTGGGCGCTCTTCGCGGGGGCGCTGTGGGACCGCTTCGCGGCGGTGGCGGTGAGCGATCCGGGCATCGTGTTCGACGAGACGCGCCCGAACGTCAACTACTGGGAGCCGTGGTACCTCGGGCTCGATCCGGCGGTGCGACGCAAGCCGGGCGGGCTGCCGACGGTCGACAATCCGCGGACCGGGCCCTACAAGGTGATGCGCGAGCGCGGCCTCGACCTGCACGAACTCCACGCGCTCATCGCGCCGCGGCCGTTCTTCGTGAGCGGCGGTGCCGAGGATCCCCTGGAGCGGTGGGTGGCGCTGAACCACCGGGTCGCCGTCGATGCGCTCCTCGGCCACTCGCAGCGCGTCGGCATGTCGTCGCGGCCGACCCACGACCCCACGCCCGAGTCCAACGCGCAGATCGTGGCGTTCTTCCAGCACTTCCTGCAGCGCTGA
- a CDS encoding PEP-CTERM sorting domain-containing protein (PEP-CTERM proteins occur, often in large numbers, in the proteomes of bacteria that also encode an exosortase, a predicted intramembrane cysteine proteinase. The presence of a PEP-CTERM domain at a protein's C-terminus predicts cleavage within the sorting domain, followed by covalent anchoring to some some component of the (usually Gram-negative) cell surface. Many PEP-CTERM proteins exhibit an unusual sequence composition that includes large numbers of potential glycosylation sites. Expression of one such protein has been shown restore the ability of a bacterium to form floc, a type of biofilm.), which translates to MRRLSWLLSLAVLGTAHPAQASTIVPGPFLTVCANTECVEVPDAFAPVNDSVSTVETRLQLAGSTVVISGLVDRDPFIAFTVMTTNFVPSPLTFSILFGTPIVPANYRYAVSSLSATVSSTPTTAAVVSSPGTYPTFLSGYGTLGAAPTNLGVDLGTTSCASAAGNAPTTCAYGSTSNTFSPTAFDGMRALLTYQQTGGGSMAAWQGRVDLLEQAPPVPEPGTLAMLVVALGAPLVRRRRTPRP; encoded by the coding sequence ATGCGTCGACTGTCGTGGCTCCTCTCCCTCGCTGTGCTCGGCACTGCGCATCCGGCGCAGGCGAGCACCATCGTCCCGGGCCCATTCCTCACGGTGTGCGCCAACACGGAGTGCGTCGAGGTCCCCGACGCCTTCGCGCCGGTGAACGACTCGGTCTCTACCGTCGAGACACGCCTGCAACTGGCCGGCAGCACGGTCGTCATCAGCGGCCTCGTGGACCGGGATCCGTTCATCGCGTTCACCGTCATGACGACCAACTTCGTGCCCAGCCCGCTCACCTTCTCGATCCTGTTCGGCACGCCGATCGTCCCGGCCAACTACCGGTACGCCGTGAGCAGCCTGTCGGCCACGGTGTCCAGCACGCCGACCACCGCCGCGGTCGTGTCTTCGCCCGGCACCTACCCGACGTTCCTGTCGGGCTACGGCACGCTCGGCGCCGCGCCCACCAACCTGGGTGTCGATCTCGGCACCACGAGTTGCGCGAGTGCGGCCGGCAACGCTCCCACCACCTGCGCGTACGGCTCCACCTCGAACACCTTCTCGCCGACGGCCTTCGACGGGATGCGGGCGCTGCTGACCTACCAGCAGACCGGCGGTGGCTCGATGGCTGCGTGGCAGGGGCGCGTCGACCTCCTGGAACAGGCGCCGCCGGTTCCGGAGCCGGGCACGCTCGCCATGCTCGTCGTCGCGCTCGGGGCGCCGCTGGTGCGGCGGCGGCGCACGCCGCGCCCGTAA
- a CDS encoding adenylate/guanylate cyclase domain-containing protein produces MSLRSLSVQSKLLLAFTLLTLLGIALVSATAYATARASLLTSIERQLVGLQRSKAGIVKTMLAATRNEVLTLSGSDDVSAMSRQLMEEYRKLADVKVTPEMKAAVREFYAREFEPALAARTRLAPQPGAFLPTTERGWYLHYHYIVNGGRPYGERRPLASSTDTSGYATALRAAQQRLGPAIERLGLQNVVLVDPVSLEVFFSEEQSTIFGTRLDDGPYSGSGVAALSRALRNSQDEDDYKLADFEAFRPALGAAKAFVASPVFDGPTRLAVMVVRFPIEPIADALSNRRGWELEGLGKTGEVYLVGPDQTMRVESRFLVEDKAAFLEALGTSRLTERSVEEVRRLGTTILTVPVKHEGVREGFNGHSGFARVEDYRGEPVFSAYGPVDLDSLRWVVVAEMDTSEALAPLRALGTRILGLGAGLALLASVLALGLASIMTRPIAALVEAAREVSAGNLETRVRVNAHDEFRALGEAFNDMVANLAASRAALDTQVQANERLLLSLLPASGAAQVRGGHDGPQSFADVTVAYAQLTGFEQLSRRLGEDQSMSLLSDVVAAFDEAAEHHGVEKVRTIGSSYLAASGLSVDRADHTARVVDFAREVVRIVRRFNAERGTSLSIEIAINAGPVVGGLVGRRKFIYDLWGDTVRLAREIDQQGAGAIVVTRTVYDRVRDAVPFGAPRTHEFSGVGPIELFPVAESAA; encoded by the coding sequence ATGTCACTCCGTTCCCTGAGCGTCCAGTCGAAGCTGCTCCTCGCCTTCACCCTGCTCACGCTCCTCGGCATCGCCCTGGTGTCGGCCACCGCCTACGCCACAGCGAGAGCGAGCCTGCTCACCTCCATCGAGCGGCAGCTCGTGGGGCTGCAGCGCTCCAAGGCGGGCATCGTCAAGACGATGCTGGCCGCGACGCGCAACGAGGTGCTGACGCTCTCGGGCAGCGACGACGTGAGTGCCATGTCGCGGCAGCTGATGGAGGAGTACCGCAAGCTCGCCGACGTGAAGGTGACGCCGGAGATGAAGGCGGCCGTGCGCGAGTTCTACGCCAGGGAGTTCGAGCCGGCGCTGGCGGCGCGCACCCGGCTCGCGCCCCAGCCCGGCGCCTTCCTGCCGACCACCGAGCGCGGGTGGTACCTGCACTACCACTACATCGTCAACGGCGGTCGTCCCTACGGCGAGCGGCGGCCGCTGGCCTCGAGCACGGACACGAGCGGGTATGCCACGGCACTGCGCGCCGCCCAGCAGCGGCTCGGGCCGGCGATCGAGCGCCTCGGCCTCCAGAACGTGGTGCTGGTCGATCCGGTCTCGCTCGAGGTGTTCTTCAGCGAGGAGCAGTCGACGATCTTCGGCACGCGGCTCGACGACGGCCCGTACTCGGGCAGCGGCGTCGCCGCGCTGTCGCGCGCCCTGCGCAACTCGCAGGACGAGGACGACTACAAGCTCGCGGACTTCGAAGCGTTCCGCCCGGCCCTCGGCGCGGCCAAGGCGTTCGTGGCCAGCCCCGTGTTCGACGGCCCGACGCGCCTCGCGGTCATGGTGGTGCGGTTCCCGATCGAGCCGATCGCCGACGCCCTCTCCAACAGGCGCGGCTGGGAGCTCGAGGGGCTGGGCAAGACCGGCGAGGTCTACCTCGTCGGCCCGGACCAGACGATGCGCGTCGAGTCGCGCTTCCTGGTCGAGGACAAGGCCGCGTTCCTCGAGGCGCTCGGCACGTCGCGCCTCACGGAGCGCTCCGTGGAGGAGGTGCGCCGCCTCGGCACGACCATCCTCACCGTGCCCGTCAAGCACGAGGGCGTGCGTGAGGGGTTCAACGGACACAGTGGGTTCGCCCGGGTGGAGGACTACCGTGGCGAGCCCGTGTTCTCGGCCTATGGCCCGGTGGACCTCGACTCGCTGCGCTGGGTGGTCGTCGCCGAGATGGACACCAGCGAGGCGCTGGCGCCGCTGCGGGCCCTCGGGACGCGCATCCTCGGGCTCGGCGCCGGGCTCGCGCTGCTGGCCTCGGTGCTCGCGCTCGGCCTGGCGTCGATCATGACGCGGCCGATCGCCGCCCTCGTGGAGGCCGCCAGGGAGGTGAGTGCGGGCAACCTCGAGACCCGGGTGCGGGTCAACGCGCACGACGAGTTCAGGGCGCTGGGCGAAGCGTTCAACGACATGGTGGCCAACCTCGCGGCCAGCCGCGCCGCCCTCGACACGCAGGTGCAGGCCAACGAGCGGCTCCTCCTCAGCCTGCTGCCGGCCTCCGGCGCCGCCCAGGTGCGGGGCGGGCACGACGGTCCGCAGTCCTTCGCCGACGTCACGGTGGCCTACGCGCAGCTCACGGGCTTCGAGCAGCTGTCCCGTCGCCTCGGCGAGGACCAGTCGATGTCGCTGCTCAGCGACGTCGTCGCCGCCTTCGACGAGGCCGCCGAGCACCACGGCGTGGAGAAGGTGCGCACCATCGGGTCGTCGTACCTGGCCGCGTCGGGCCTGTCGGTCGATCGCGCCGATCACACCGCGCGCGTCGTCGACTTCGCGCGCGAGGTGGTGCGCATCGTGCGCCGGTTCAACGCCGAGCGTGGCACGTCGCTCTCGATCGAGATCGCGATCAACGCCGGTCCGGTGGTCGGCGGGCTGGTGGGTCGCCGCAAGTTCATCTACGACCTGTGGGGCGACACCGTACGGCTCGCCCGCGAGATCGACCAGCAGGGCGCCGGCGCGATCGTCGTCACCCGGACGGTGTACGACCGCGTGCGCGATGCGGTGCCCTTCGGCGCGCCGCGGACGCACGAGTTCAGCGGCGTCGGGCCGATCGAGCTCTTTCCGGTCGCCGAGAGCGCGGCATGA
- a CDS encoding DoxX family protein, with product MTRAYQVALLLSAAAFLAYGIACLAFDGMKRDFERFGMGHLRVLTGTLEVLGALGLLVGYARWPALVAASAAGLALLMGAGVATRVRVLDSLAQTLPALVLLLLNAAVAWYALASSR from the coding sequence GTGACCCGCGCCTACCAGGTCGCCCTGCTCCTCTCCGCCGCGGCGTTCCTGGCCTACGGGATCGCGTGCCTCGCCTTCGACGGCATGAAGCGCGATTTCGAGCGGTTCGGCATGGGCCACCTCCGCGTCCTCACCGGCACCCTCGAAGTGCTCGGGGCGCTCGGGCTGCTGGTGGGGTACGCGCGCTGGCCGGCGCTGGTGGCGGCCAGCGCCGCAGGCCTCGCCCTGCTGATGGGCGCCGGGGTTGCCACGCGCGTCCGGGTGCTCGACTCGCTGGCCCAGACCCTGCCCGCCCTGGTCCTGCTGCTCCTCAACGCGGCGGTGGCCTGGTACGCGCTGGCGAGCAGCCGCTAG
- a CDS encoding M28 family metallopeptidase — MHPRRLAALTIALAITAVYAPRPAAQSRACEIRPNNTAEKLLACVTLKGVRAHQSALQAIADANNGHRTGGSAGDDASADYAQAVLERAGYTVTRQTFQFQTFYQRTPSLLEQIAPAPAGPVANTILSYSGSGDVTAAVVAPSGVNGCQAADFAGFPVGSIALISRGACTFAIKGINAFNAGAAGVVMYNNQPGAIYGTLGNTFSLDIPFTSVTQAVGLQLASTSGLVMRLRVDTFRGLATTTNVLAETNAGDPSSVVMVGAHLDSVNAGPGINDNGSGVAAVLETARMLARTPLQNRVRFALWGAEESGLIGSRFYLNSLSAEERGTIASYLNFDMIGSPNHVFFIHDGDDSDQVGFGPGPDGSDEIEKIFEGFYQSRGLPFKGADFNGRSDYAPFIDYGIPSGGVLTGAEGIKTAAEAAMWGGTAGAAYDPCYHQACDTFDNVNLTALEVNADAVAFATLQLAGPRGARPRARGPSHVVLPPQAQADEHSPVFQ; from the coding sequence ATGCATCCACGCCGCCTCGCTGCCCTGACCATCGCCCTGGCCATCACGGCCGTTTACGCCCCGCGTCCCGCCGCGCAGTCGCGCGCGTGCGAGATCCGTCCCAACAACACCGCGGAGAAGTTGCTGGCCTGCGTGACGCTGAAGGGCGTGCGCGCGCACCAGTCCGCGCTGCAGGCCATCGCCGACGCCAACAACGGCCATCGCACGGGCGGCTCCGCCGGCGACGACGCGTCGGCCGATTACGCCCAGGCCGTGCTCGAGCGCGCCGGCTACACGGTCACGCGGCAGACGTTCCAGTTCCAGACGTTCTACCAGCGCACGCCGTCGCTGCTGGAGCAGATCGCTCCGGCGCCAGCCGGCCCCGTCGCCAACACGATCCTGTCCTACTCGGGCAGCGGCGACGTCACGGCAGCAGTCGTCGCGCCGTCGGGCGTCAACGGATGTCAGGCGGCCGACTTCGCCGGCTTTCCCGTCGGATCCATCGCGCTGATCTCGCGCGGGGCCTGCACGTTCGCCATCAAGGGCATCAACGCCTTCAATGCCGGCGCGGCCGGCGTGGTCATGTACAACAACCAGCCAGGCGCCATCTACGGCACCCTGGGCAACACCTTCTCGCTCGACATCCCGTTCACGTCGGTGACCCAGGCGGTGGGACTGCAACTGGCCAGCACCTCCGGACTCGTGATGCGGCTCAGGGTCGACACCTTCCGCGGCCTCGCCACGACGACCAACGTCCTGGCCGAGACCAACGCGGGCGATCCTTCGTCGGTGGTCATGGTGGGGGCCCACCTGGACTCGGTGAACGCCGGTCCGGGCATCAACGACAACGGGTCGGGCGTGGCCGCGGTCCTCGAAACGGCCCGCATGCTGGCACGGACGCCGCTCCAGAACCGCGTGCGGTTCGCGCTCTGGGGCGCCGAGGAGTCGGGCCTGATCGGGTCGAGGTTCTACCTCAACTCGCTGTCGGCAGAGGAGCGGGGCACCATCGCGAGCTACCTCAACTTCGACATGATCGGCTCGCCCAATCATGTCTTCTTCATCCACGACGGCGACGACTCCGACCAGGTGGGCTTCGGCCCCGGGCCCGACGGCTCCGACGAGATCGAGAAGATCTTCGAGGGCTTCTACCAGTCGCGCGGGTTGCCGTTCAAGGGCGCCGACTTCAACGGGCGTTCGGACTACGCGCCGTTCATCGACTACGGGATCCCTTCCGGCGGCGTGCTCACCGGCGCGGAAGGCATCAAGACCGCCGCCGAGGCAGCAATGTGGGGGGGCACCGCCGGCGCCGCGTACGACCCGTGCTACCACCAGGCGTGCGACACCTTCGACAACGTCAACCTGACGGCGCTGGAGGTCAACGCCGACGCGGTCGCCTTCGCCACCCTGCAGTTGGCTGGCCCGCGCGGCGCGCGGCCGCGGGCGCGCGGGCCGTCGCACGTCGTGCTGCCGCCGCAGGCACAGGCCGACGAACACTCGCCAGTCTTCCAGTAA